agcacctgagttatcaaaataaaatacaaagggaagtacacatatatacatgaagATTATTTCCGCAATTCCGcttgaccaaaacaaaaaaaatatatatacatgaagATGGAGACAGGGCATTAAATAAGTGTAGATAGAAGAGTGCTCTTTATGCAGTTAATATGTAAACAAAAACTGCAAGTGcaaaattttgtaattgaaGATTGAGTTGGTGGGCTGTGAGCTCACCTCACTCCGATCAAGAATCTTTATGAGATTAGCGGGATGGATAGGACCGAGATCAACTCACAAAGTACAACTTTCTTGACGATAAATTTCAGAATTCAGAAGTTGATCGGATAGTATATGTGCTGCTTTTGTTGAGTGTATTTGCACAGGGAGTGTACTGAGTGGTGGTGGAAGTATCCCATTCGAGAAGGCACTGTCATCAGATTGGGCGGACATGGTGGATGGATACCAGAAGGCAGCACTTGAGACGCGGCTTGGAATTCCGATTATATATGGGATTGACGCTGTTCATGGCAACAACAATGTCTATGGTGCTACAATATTTCCTCACAACATCGGCCTTGGAGCCACCAGGTTAGTTCCATATACCCTTTGCTAGTTTACTTGTCATTGATGGTTTAGGACACAGAAGATGGCAAGGATGAGTCAATGTGCACATAAGTTGGTCCAGTCATCCTAAGAtattcaaaagtaaaaaaaatagagttgaTTGTTTGTGGATCGGAGTGTGGCGCACTAATTTTGGGAACCTATCACAAGCATAATCACAGTGGGTGAACCATGTCAATGGTGGTATTGGGTgattgtgtgtattttttttttgattgtctGCCTTTGTATCCCTTAGAGTTTGTTAGGATCGTTCAAAACATTATTGATACAAGACGCTAATCTGTTGAAGATTGTGTAACAGAGATGCAGATTTGGCGTATAAAATTGGTGTGGCAACTGCTCTTGAAGTTAGGGCTAGTGGCGTTCACTATGATTTCGCTCCCTGTGTTGCTGTAAGTGGTTCTAGTTTCTTGGGTGAGACTCCTCTTGATTATCATTTTGCCTTtaatttgtttcaatttggttaCACTGACGCAAGTACTGATTACTCCCGATAGGCAGATAAGTTAGTAATTGTAAAATGAACCTTGGTAGAGGAAACTGTTCAGTTGTTTTCTGTGAGTAGCAAATAGTAAATCACAAAATAATGCAATTTCCAACTTTATGTTCAAGCTCATAGATCAATCTTTCTGAAAGTTAACGAGTTTGTGCTGgctttgccaataaaaaaaaaagagtttgtgCTGGCTTGTAACATGTGTTCAAGTTGAAATGGTAGACTTAATTTCTAGTCCTCAATTTCTGGTGAAAGTTAGGTTATTGCAGAACTTGCGATTCCATACGTGGACAAAGCAAAACTCTGTCAAGAAACCTAATGCACACATCCAGGTCATAAGCTTTAGAAGACTTGATTCAGAGGAATGATATGGTATCTAGCTAATTATAGAAAATATACTGGCTTTTTGCATGTTTGTATTTTCACCTGAAGTGACTTAATCTACATATATTCCAAATTTTAAAGATGACGCTATTTAGTCCCTCAAAAAATATTACAGTAATTGAAAAAATTTCGGGGATCCCATGTAGGTTATGTAAAATTTCATAGGCATTTATGGAAGTCAAGTCTTAACACTAATGTTTTTTATGTCCAGATTTGATGGCCTAATGCACTATGCTGGGTTTAATGCAGGAATTGTTTGGGTCCGACAATGTCTTATCAGCAACTCGTTGATGCTTTTATCATGGATTGTtaagtaaattttattaaatatgaATGCAATAAGATACTGCAGTGTCTTATCAGTTGCTTCGTTGACTATACCATCACTTTACGTGCGTATGTGTGCTAAGTGCTTACTATATGACATTTAAGATTATGTTAGATCTGGTGTTGTGATGTAGTCCTCTATAAGATTTATTGCTGCCCTAACCATGTGAATGCCAGTAGATAGGAGTTCAGGCCATTTGGTGAAGATATTTACCACCCATTACATGGAATATGAAGGTTTCATCTGAACTGATTCTTAGGAAGAATTATAGATTTAACATTAAACTTGTGAGTTCTGTAGGAACCATAACACGAAATCCTGTGAATTAGATGGAATCAGACTACATTCAAAAATCTTTTCTGGGCTAAATGATTATGCTGTCATGGGGAgattatttgttatttttcttgtagtttttGTTCAATACCTCCTTTTGTCATCAATAACAGTTATCAACTTAGTCATTTCATATATATTGACAGGTAGCCAGAGATCCCAGATGGGGAAGAACTTATGAGTCTTATAGTGAAGATGTCGACATTGTTAGAAAGATGACTTCCATTGTATCAGGCTTGCAAGGTCAACCACCCAAAGGACATCCAAATGGTTACCCTTTTGTTAATGGAAGGTACTGAAAAATCAATCAGTTATCTTTCTATTCACTGTACTCCCATGTTTCAGCTCGTTGCTCTTCAATTTAATGTTATTCGCTTATCATTTAAGCAAATCAGTTTTGTTTTCAAGATCACTTCACAGGCTTCTTAGCAAGATTGATACAAACTACAAAAGTCATTGGCATCTAGACTTGGGGTTTTTAACTGATGCACAATAACGTTCCCAACTCACTTTTTCCTCAAAATTTGGctgaaatttaattttggatGACCTGCTTTTATTTCTTGGATCATTGGATATCCATCAATAAGTATCTCGTTTGGCACATTCCAGCTTATATGCCCACTCACAATTTGGACGTAATCGTATATCTTATGTTTGCTGAATTGCTTACTTAAACCCATTGGAAGATGATTGCATTGATTGGCTTATTTGACCAGAAATAAAGTTGCAGCATGCGCCAAACATTTTGTTGGCGATGGAGGCACTCACAAGGGCATAAATGAGGGCAATACCTTAACGTCTTATGAGGATTTGGAGAAGATCCACATGGCACCTTATCTGGACTGTATTTCTCAGGGAGTGTGCACAGTTATGGCGTCATACTCCAGCTGGAATGGCGACAAAATGCACTCTCACAAATTTCTCCTAACTCAAGTTTTGAAAGATAAGCTTGAGTTTAAGGTAACTAACTTTATCAAATAAGAATAAGATCTCATTTGTAATAAGTAGAAGAATCCATGCATGGCCCTTTCTTTCAGTTTTGTCTGTGtcaaagtatctatttttgGCATCTGATTTTAATGATTACCATCAtgcatcattttccattttacaagTCTGTAAGACATACCTGCTTGATTACTTAAATACAACTATTCTTAATTCTAGATAGTTGTTTTTGGTTACATTTTCAGACAACGAAATACAGTTAGCTGCGTTCATCTAATGCAATTGTTGCTACGGCAGAGTTCATTACATGCAGATCTATCTCAGTATAATACATCTGCTGCAGGGTTTTGTGATTTCAGATTGGAAAGCACTTGAGAGGCTTTCTGATCCTTATGGCTCAAACTATCGTGCTTCCATTTTATCTGCTGTCAATGCAGGAGTCGATATGGTATTGATTAAACTTTAGTTCAGCATATACTAAGAGCTCCTTCACATACATCATGATTTGACGCCAAAAAATGCAGATAATGGTGCCTTACAAATATGAAGTATTTCTAGCGGATTTAATGTCTCTGGTTGAATCGAGAGAGATACCAATGGCCAGGGTTGATGATGCTGTTGAAAGAATTCTCAGGGTGAAATTTGTTGCTGGTCTATTCGAATATCCCATGGCTGAGCGGTCTTTGCTAGACACAGTTGGTTGCAAGGTAAGCTTGCAGAATTATGTGATTAGTGACCTCACAAAGAAGTAGGCTATTTTCCGTATTTTGGTCATGGGGCAGGGTAACCTGGTTTTCTGTGATGTTTATATCAGTATCCAATTTTCTTAGTTTCCTTCTATTCTCAGGCATTTTTGCGAACTGTTGTTAGTTGATAGACTACTAGATTTTATTCTCAGCTAAAGATTGTCCTCCATAATTGTTTTTCAGCTTCACAGAGAACTAGCACGTGAAGCAGTTCGCAAGTCCTTGGTACTGCTGAAGAATGGAAAGGATCCAAAGAAACCACTTCTTCCATTAGATAGGAATCCTAGAAAGATTCTTGTTGCCGGAACTCATGCTGATGATCTTGGATATCAGTGTGGAGGGTGGACAATTACTTGGGCTGGGACCAGTGGCAGAACCACCATTGGTATGTGCTTACCATTGGCAGATATGGTGATTAGT
The sequence above is a segment of the Rhododendron vialii isolate Sample 1 chromosome 13a, ASM3025357v1 genome. Coding sequences within it:
- the LOC131314348 gene encoding uncharacterized protein LOC131314348 isoform X1, whose protein sequence is MAGELEQGMENSCIYKNRNEPVEARIKDLISRMTVEEKIGQMAQIGRSVATPSVVRKFFIGSVLSGGGSIPFEKALSSDWADMVDGYQKAALETRLGIPIIYGIDAVHGNNNVYGATIFPHNIGLGATRDADLAYKIGVATALEVRASGVHYDFAPCVAVARDPRWGRTYESYSEDVDIVRKMTSIVSGLQGQPPKGHPNGYPFVNGRNKVAACAKHFVGDGGTHKGINEGNTLTSYEDLEKIHMAPYLDCISQGVCTVMASYSSWNGDKMHSHKFLLTQVLKDKLEFKGFVISDWKALERLSDPYGSNYRASILSAVNAGVDMIMVPYKYEVFLADLMSLVESREIPMARVDDAVERILRVKFVAGLFEYPMAERSLLDTVGCKLHRELAREAVRKSLVLLKNGKDPKKPLLPLDRNPRKILVAGTHADDLGYQCGGWTITWAGTSGRTTIGTTILDAVKEAVGDKTEVVFEQNLSPDTFAGQDISYAIVVVGEPPYVEGGGDDPNLIISFRGSEIISSVADRVPTLAILISGRPLVIEPSLLEKVDALVAAWLPGSEGAGITDVILGDYEFQGRLPITWFKSVDQLPLRHGENSYDPLFPLGFGLTSKNMKISN
- the LOC131314348 gene encoding uncharacterized protein LOC131314348 isoform X2, with product MAGELEQGMENSCIYKNRNEPVEARIKDLISRMTVEEKIGQMAQIGRSVATPSVVRKFFIGSVLSGGGSIPFEKALSSDWADMVDGYQKAALETRLGIPIIYGIDAVHGNNNVYGATIFPHNIGLGATRDADLAYKIGVATALEVRASGVHYDFAPCVAVARDPRWGRTYESYSEDVDIVRKMTSIVSGLQGQPPKGHPNGYPFVNGRNKVAACAKHFVGDGGTHKGINEGNTLTSYEDLEKIHMAPYLDCISQGVCTVMASYSSWNGDKMHSHKFLLTQVLKDKLEFKGFVISDWKALERLSDPYGSNYRASILSAVNAGVDMIMVPYKYEVFLADLMSLVESREIPMARVDDAVERILRVKFVAGLFEYPMAERSLLDTVGCKLHRELAREAVRKSLVLLKNGKDPKKPLLPLDRNPRKILVAGTHADDLGYQCGGWTITWAGTSGRTTIVSGHDDLIKCKKEVKRGGKQQHKLFSDLPTCMLRFYIGGSKYDYSGCR